One window of Rhinoraja longicauda isolate Sanriku21f chromosome 9, sRhiLon1.1, whole genome shotgun sequence genomic DNA carries:
- the cript gene encoding cysteine-rich PDZ-binding protein, whose protein sequence is MVCEKCEIKLGRVITPDTWKDGSRNTMESGGRKINENKALTSKKARFDPYGKSKFSVCRICKSAVHQAGSNYCQGCAYKKGICAMCGKKILDTKNYKQTSV, encoded by the exons GTGAAATAAAGTTGGGAAGGGTTATTACTCCAGACACCTGGAAAGATGGATCAAGGAACACAATGG AAAGTGGTGGCCGTAAGATCAATGAAAACAAAGCTTTGACGTCTAAAAAGGCAAG GTTTGATCCATATGGAAAGAGCAAATTTTCAGTCTGCCGTATCTGTAAAAGTGCAGTTCATCAGGCTGGTTCTAATTATTGTCAAGGCTGTGCATACAAAAAAG GTATCTGTGCAATGTGTGGTAAAAAAATCTTGGATACCAAGAACTACAAGCAAACATCTGTATAA